A region of the Candidatus Rokuibacteriota bacterium genome:
TCATGGCGGTGGTCTACGGCGCCACCGGCAACGTGTCGATCGGCGGATTGTTCCTGGCCGGCGTGGTGCCGGGGGTGATGATCGGCATCGGGCTGATGATCTACAGCTACTTCTTCGGTCCCGTCGGCACCATGAAGAAGCGCGCCAGGATGGTCGACGTCTTCGTGGCGGCGCGCGGCTCGGCCCTGCCGATGGTGATCCCAGTCATCATCATGGGGGGCATCCTGACCGGCTGGTTCACGCCGACCGAGGCCGGCATGGTCGCGGCGGCCTACATCTTGCTGGTACTCATCCCGGTGCTGAATCCGCGCCATATAAGGAACCTGCCGGGCGACTTCATGTACACCGGCCTCCTGTACTCGCTGCCGCTGGCGCTGGTAGCCGCCGCCTCGGCCTTCGGCTGGATGCTGGCCTATCTGCGCGGCCCCGACACGGTGGCCGAGTACATCAGCTACTACGCCGGCACCGACCCGAAGATGATCATGCTCCTCCTGGTCGTGCTGTTCGTGATCCTCGGCGACTTCATCGACGCGATCCCGGCCATCATCATCTTCATGCCCATCATCAATAAGCTGACGGAGGTGGGTCACATCAACCCCGTGCACATGGGCGTGGTCATCATCACCACGCTGGTGTTCGGATTGATCACGCCGCCCTACGGGCTGTGCTTGCTGATCGCGTCGAAATTCATCGGCGTGCCGTTCTACCGCGCGATGGTCCGATCGCTCCCTCTCTACATCGTGTTCTTCTTCACCATCGCCTTCACGGTGCTGTACCCCGACGTGGTGCTGTGGCTGCCGAAGCAGCTGCTGCCGCAATCGGTCGGCTGTTTCCCCAACCCCAGCGGAGCCGGCTGGATCTGCCCCAAATAGCGCCGGGGTCAGGTCTTGCAATCCGACATCGGGCCTCGGGATATGGTCGCTCGCGGCGGCGGAGCCGAGGGAGGAATGTATGAATGCAAGACCTGACCCCGATCCACGGGGACGACCGGGCCCTCGAGGCGCTGCTGGCGGCACTCCGGGACCAGAACTGGTTCGTCCGGATGCGCGCCGTCAAGCTGCTCGCCGCGTTGCGGCAGCCGGGGGCTGCCGAGGCTTTGGAGACTGCGGCACGCTCGGACGACGATGAGGATGTGCGGGAGGAGGCTCTGGTGGCCCTGGCCACCCTCGCTCCCGAGCGCGCCCTGCCTGCCCTGCTTCGCGGGTTGCGTGACGAGGACTCCTGGGTGCGCGAGCGCGTCGCCTCGCTCCTGGGCGAGCTCGGTGACCGGCGGGCGCTCCCGGCGCTGCTCCGGGCCATGCAGGGCAGGGAAGAGGATGTGGCGGCGGCCGCCGCCGACGCGGTGGAGAAACTCACCTCCGCCGCAGCGGGCGGCCCGAAGGCGGAGCGGAGGAAGGACTAGCGGACAGCCTCCGTGGATGTTCACTCGCCGCGCGCCACGGCCGCGAGTACCGAGGGCAGGGCCACGAGCACCTCGCGGAGGCAGTGGCGAACACGGGCGATGTTCTCCTCGGCCTTCTCGGGGATTCCCCCTCGCGATACATGGGCGATGAATTCCTCGCGGGTGGTCGTGATCAGCAGCGACGCGTTGATCTCCAGTTGGAGCGCGTGGACGCGCCGGGTCTGGGGCTGGCCGAACGTGGCCACGATGTTGCCGCCGGTGTAACCGCTGACGTTCTCGTGCACCTCGAAGCCGTGGCGGGTGAAGATCGCGGCCACGGTCGCCGTGAGCTGCGGGGCGCAGGTGGCCTCGTGGCGCGTGCCGATGATCACCTGGTGGTCCTTCATCCGGCGCGGGCTGCCGGTGTGGCCATCGAGGAGGATCGCGTGCCCGTGCGCGTCACGGATCTGGGCGAGCAGGTGCTCCAGGGTCGAGTAGTAGGGATCGTAGAGCGTCTGTAGCCGGTGTTCGAGGTCGGCAAGCCCGAGCGGCCGCGCAAAGATGGGCACGTCGCGCATGGTATGGGTGCGGACTACCCCACGTCGGGAGCGCACCTCGCCGTCGTGGTGCTCGAAGTCATCGCGGCGGCGATTGACGTCGACGAACATGCGCGAAAAGGGCGTCGCGAGGACTGTGGCCCCATGCTCGTGCAGGTCGCCGTAGAGATCGGCCGCAAAGGTATCGGCGAACCCGTAGGCGAAGGATTCATACCAGGGCTCGCCATAATCGTCGCGGGTGATATGGGGCAGTGGCTGCGTGCCGTAGTGCGGCACGCTCACCAGAACCGGCGTGCGCGTCCCGGGCAGGGGGTGTCTGACGATCGGGAACGACTGCTCCATCGCTTGATCTACGTCTCGGGACACTAGAACGACGCGGTGATCTTCGCGCCATTGGAGGTCTGGCACTCGCCCGTGCCTCCGCCGCCCATGCCGGCTCCTCCGGCGTCGAGATTGAAGCGACAGAGCATCGTCGTGCCGCGGTCGCCCTTGAGCGTGGCGACGGCCTTGTTCTCAAACGTTTTGGTGAAGGCAAAATGGTCCCGCCCCGCCCCCCACATGCTGTCGTCGATCTGCCCCTGGTTCTCGCCCGGCTCGTCTCCGGTCCAGGCCGGCTCGAGCGAGCTGCGCGTCATGCCGGGGCTCACAACCGTGTACTTCCCGGAGAAGCGCTCGCCGTCGGGCATGACGGCCGACATCTTCCCGCTCTCGCCGAAGAGCCCCGAGTTCCACGTCATGGTGAGCGGCGTTGCCTGCTGACCCGCCAGGCTGACACGCCCGCTCACGGCCCCCGAGGCGCAGGCCAAGAGCGCCGCCGACGACAGCGCGATCATCACCGCCCGCCCTGAATCGCTTCGAGTCATGCTCGGTCTCCCGGGATATAGAGGAAAGGATCGTTGGCCGCCGGGCGATGATAGATGATGGCCGCGGGCGAGGCAAGCCGGACCCCATGCTGGTATGCTGTGGCGCGTCTCGCCATGCGCGTCATCGTGGACCGGCTGTCCAAGACCTATCGCGACCGGAGCGGCCAGGAGCTGGCCGCGCTCGAGGCCATCGCCCTGACGGTAGAGGCGGAGGAGTTCGTGGCCGTCCTCGGCCCTTCCGGCTGCGGCAAGTCCACGCTCCTCGGCATCATGGCCGGGCTCCTACCGGCGACGGCGGGCCAGGTCTTCTTCGAAGGCGAGCGCCGGGACGACCAGCCGCTGACGGCCACGGTCTTCCAGGAGTTTGCCCTGTTCCCCTGGCGGACCGTGCGGGGCAACGTCGAGTTCGGCCTCGAGGAGCTGGGGACGGCTCCCGCGGAACGGAAGGAGCGCGTGGCGCGTTTCATCGCCATGACGGGGCTCGAGGGCTTCGAGGACAAGTTCCCCCACCAGCTCTCCGGCGGGATGCGGCAGCGGGTCGGCATCGCGCGGGCGTTGGCGGTGGATCCGGCCGTGCTGCTCATGGATGAGCCCTTCTCGGCCCTCGACGCCCAGACGCGCACGCTCATGATGGAAGAGCTGCTCGGCATCTGGGAGCGGGCGCGCACGAGCATCGTCTACGTCACGCACAACATCCAGGAGGCCGTCTACATGGCCGACCGCGTCGTCGTGCTCTCGCGGCGGCCGGGACGGGTGCTCGACGTCGTGCCAATCGAGCTCAAGCGGCCGCGGCACGAGGGGCAGATGGGCGAGCCCGCCTTCGTCCACGCCGCCGAACGCATCTGGGGGCTGATCAAGACGCAGGCCCAGGCGGCGCTGCGAGAGGGGCGCGCGTGAGCGGCCCGTCGCGCGTGGCCGTCCAGGACCGCGCGGCCTTCCTGCGCCGCCCCGAGCACCGGCTGCTCCGCGTCGCGGCGCTGGCCGGGCTCCTCGTTCTCTGGGAGGCGCTGACGCGCGTCGGATGGATCCCGGCGCTCTTCCTGCCGTCGCCGGTCGGCGTGCTGAGGGAGCTCGGCGAGATGGCGGCCTCGGGTCAGCTCTTCGTGCACGTCGGCGCGAGCCTGCGCCGGCTCCTGCTGGGCTTTGCCGCGGGCGGCGCCGCCGGCGTCGCCGTCGGGGTCGGGACGGGGTTCTTCTCGCTGGCAGATGCCGTGGGCCAGCCGCTCATCGCCGCGACCTTCCCCATCCCGAAAATCGCGCTGCTGCCGCTCCTGATTCTCTGGCTCGGCATCGGCGAGCCGTCCAAGGTCGCCGTCATCGCGCTGGGCGTCTTCTTCCCGATGGCGATCAACACGTACGCCGGAGTGCGTGAAGCGGACCCGTTGCTCGTGCGCGCAGCCGTCGCGTTCGGCGCCGGCCGATGGAGCGTGATCCGGAAGGTCATCCTGCCTTCGGCCCTGCCCATGATCTTCGCGGGGCTCAAGCTGGGAGCGGGCACGGCGCTGCTTCTCCTGGTCGCGGCGGAGATGATCGCCGCCGACTCCGGCATCGGCTTCCTCGTGCTCCACGCGGGCAACATCATGGACACCACCAAGCTCATGGTGGGGATCGTGGTGCTGTCTCTTCTCGGCCTGCTCTCACACTGGGCGCTCGCTCGCTGCGAGCGGCTGGCGGTGCCGTGGCGACATACCTAGAACCAGGACCACACCGGTGACCAACGGAGGCTTCTCGATGCGCCGAATCGCGGCACTCGTCTTGGCGGTCTGCGCGGCCACTCTCTGGGCCGGCCCGGCGCCCGCGCACGCCCAGCAGAAGGTCAAGGTCGGCGCGCTCAAGCTGACCTCGTCGGCGCCGCTCTTCATCGGCGTCGAGAAGGGCTTCTTCAAGGAGTTCGGCATCGAGCCCGAGCTGGTCTTCTTCCAGGCCGCCGCGCCCATCGCCACGGCGCTGGCGACGGGGCAGATCGACGTGGGCGCCACCGGCGTCACGGCGGCGCTCTACAACATCGTGCTCGGCGGCGAGCAGATGTGGATCGTGGCCGACAAGGGGCGCGAGTGGCCGGGTTACCCGCTCACGGGCATCGTGGTCCAGCGGGAGCTGTACGACGGCGGCCTGCGAGGGATCGCCGACCTCAAGGGTAAGCGCATCGGCATCACCACGCTGGGCTCGACCTTCCACTACCACCTCGGCAACGTCCTCGAGAAGACCGGGCTCAAGCTGGCGGATGTCCGCGTGGTGCCGCTGCAGACCATGCCGGCGGCCATCGAGGCGCTCAAGGGCAAGCAGGTGGACGCGATCCTCCTGCCTCAGCCCTTCCCGGGCGTGGCGGAGTCCCAGGGCTTCGGCAAGATCCTCTTCTGGGCCGGCGACCTCTACCCGTGGCAGGTGGCCACCGTCTTTTACTCGAAGAAATTTGCGGCCGACC
Encoded here:
- a CDS encoding ABC transporter substrate-binding protein, yielding MRRIAALVLAVCAATLWAGPAPAHAQQKVKVGALKLTSSAPLFIGVEKGFFKEFGIEPELVFFQAAAPIATALATGQIDVGATGVTAALYNIVLGGEQMWIVADKGREWPGYPLTGIVVQRELYDGGLRGIADLKGKRIGITTLGSTFHYHLGNVLEKTGLKLADVRVVPLQTMPAAIEALKGKQVDAILLPQPFPGVAESQGFGKILFWAGDLYPWQVATVFYSKKFAADRKRAVDFMKGYVKASRYYYDAVLVQRDGKPAPGADYDEVVRITAKYTEARPEVIRLGFPFQDRNGRLLVTDIERQMQWWTQNGFMKRTIPLKGIVDTSFVEEAAKAVPEK
- a CDS encoding HEAT repeat domain-containing protein, with product MQDLTPIHGDDRALEALLAALRDQNWFVRMRAVKLLAALRQPGAAEALETAARSDDDEDVREEALVALATLAPERALPALLRGLRDEDSWVRERVASLLGELGDRRALPALLRAMQGREEDVAAAAADAVEKLTSAAAGGPKAERRKD
- a CDS encoding ABC transporter ATP-binding protein — encoded protein: MARLAMRVIVDRLSKTYRDRSGQELAALEAIALTVEAEEFVAVLGPSGCGKSTLLGIMAGLLPATAGQVFFEGERRDDQPLTATVFQEFALFPWRTVRGNVEFGLEELGTAPAERKERVARFIAMTGLEGFEDKFPHQLSGGMRQRVGIARALAVDPAVLLMDEPFSALDAQTRTLMMEELLGIWERARTSIVYVTHNIQEAVYMADRVVVLSRRPGRVLDVVPIELKRPRHEGQMGEPAFVHAAERIWGLIKTQAQAALREGRA
- a CDS encoding TRAP transporter large permease; protein product: MSSGLLLVLMGGLFLLLGYMGVPVAFAIIAGVLVVTAFTPISFQSMIGQLFHGIDSEALLAVPFFLLVGELMSSSDVIHRMIRLAQALVGHLRGGLAQVVTLFSMFFAGISGSSAADVAVLSRTVAPEMDKERYDRAFTAALIASASTMANLIPPSIMAVVYGATGNVSIGGLFLAGVVPGVMIGIGLMIYSYFFGPVGTMKKRARMVDVFVAARGSALPMVIPVIIMGGILTGWFTPTEAGMVAAAYILLVLIPVLNPRHIRNLPGDFMYTGLLYSLPLALVAAASAFGWMLAYLRGPDTVAEYISYYAGTDPKMIMLLLVVLFVILGDFIDAIPAIIIFMPIINKLTEVGHINPVHMGVVIITTLVFGLITPPYGLCLLIASKFIGVPFYRAMVRSLPLYIVFFFTIAFTVLYPDVVLWLPKQLLPQSVGCFPNPSGAGWICPK
- a CDS encoding ABC transporter permease, which codes for MSGPSRVAVQDRAAFLRRPEHRLLRVAALAGLLVLWEALTRVGWIPALFLPSPVGVLRELGEMAASGQLFVHVGASLRRLLLGFAAGGAAGVAVGVGTGFFSLADAVGQPLIAATFPIPKIALLPLLILWLGIGEPSKVAVIALGVFFPMAINTYAGVREADPLLVRAAVAFGAGRWSVIRKVILPSALPMIFAGLKLGAGTALLLLVAAEMIAADSGIGFLVLHAGNIMDTTKLMVGIVVLSLLGLLSHWALARCERLAVPWRHT
- a CDS encoding N-formylglutamate amidohydrolase, whose translation is MEQSFPIVRHPLPGTRTPVLVSVPHYGTQPLPHITRDDYGEPWYESFAYGFADTFAADLYGDLHEHGATVLATPFSRMFVDVNRRRDDFEHHDGEVRSRRGVVRTHTMRDVPIFARPLGLADLEHRLQTLYDPYYSTLEHLLAQIRDAHGHAILLDGHTGSPRRMKDHQVIIGTRHEATCAPQLTATVAAIFTRHGFEVHENVSGYTGGNIVATFGQPQTRRVHALQLEINASLLITTTREEFIAHVSRGGIPEKAEENIARVRHCLREVLVALPSVLAAVARGE